The Corylus avellana chromosome ca8, CavTom2PMs-1.0 genome has a segment encoding these proteins:
- the LOC132189527 gene encoding L-type lectin-domain containing receptor kinase IX.1-like: MQFSSPCRSLFPKPWPPFSTASLFKLPLIFFLLFLLPSANSVSFNISSFESNASNILYHGDAGPSFGAIELNKVNSFFGVGWATYVERVPLWDSNTGNLSDFTTHFSFIIDTLGRSDYSDGLAFFLAPPGFEIPPNSGGGYLGLFNSTTIHSSHNQIVVVEFDSLSNIEWDPPFQHVGINRNSITSATYNSWNASFHSGDTADVWITYNASTKNLSVAWSYERTFNSQENSSLSHHIDLSKFLPEWVTIGFSAAYGLNPERHTLLSWEFSSSLDIKETGGKKAKNIRLIMGLTVSGGVLIAGSIIAFAILFCRHNQKRRGIAEAMNLTSINEDLQRGAGPRRFSYNELASATHNFSNERKLGQGGFGAVYKGYLTDLDTLIAVKKISRGSKQGKKEYITEVKIISRLRHRNLVQLIGWCHDRGEFILVYEFMPNGSLDAHLFGKRSPLPWAVRYKITLGLASALLYLHEEWEQCVVHRDIKSSNVMLDSSFTVKLGDFGLARLMDHELGPQTTGLAGTLGYMAPEYISTGRASKESDVYSFGVVVLEIVTGRRSGHPIDVDSDVGLVQWVWNLYGRGDLLLAMDGKLQNNVDEKQVECLMIVGLWCVHPDRSLRPSIRQAIHVLNFESTTPNLPTQMPVSMYPVPVASANSEAPSITTSLQGGR; encoded by the coding sequence ATGCAGTTCTCTTCTCCTTGTCGATCTCTCTTTCCCAAGCCATGGCCACCATTTTCTACAGCTAGCTTATTCAAGCTACCACTGatcttcttcttgctttttcttcttccctctgcAAATTCAGTTTCTTTCAACATATCTAGCTTTGAATCCAACGCGTCCAACATACTATATCATGGAGATGCTGGACCTTCTTTTGGAGCCATTGAGTTAAACAAAGTCAATTCTTTTTTCGGTGTTGGCTGGGCCACCTATGTGGAGAGGGTTCCACTCTGGGACTCCAATACTGGAAACCTCTCTGACTTCACAACTCATTTCTCTTTCATTATTGACACCCTTGGGCGCTCTGATTATAGTGATGGGCTTGCATTTTTCTTGGCTCCTCCTGGGTTTGAAATCCCACCGAATTCAGGAGGTGGCTATCTAGGCCTATTCAACAGCACAACCATTCATTCATCTCATAACCAAATTGTTGTGGTGGAGTTCGATTCTCTCTCGAACATTGAATGGGATCCTCCGTTTCAGCACGTGGGGATTAACAGAAACTCAATTACTTCTGCCACTTACAACTCTTGGAATGCCAGCTTCCACAGTGGAGACACTGCTGATGTATGGATCACCTACAATGCTTCTACCAAGAATTTGAGCGTCGCTTGGTCCTACGAAAGGACTTTTAATTCTCAGGAGAATTCTAGTCTTTCCCACCATATTGATCTCTCAAAGTTTTTGCCTGAGTGGGTCACAATTGGATTTTCAGCTGCTTACGGTTTGAATCCTGAACGACATACACTTCTGTCATGGGAATTTAGCTCAAGCTTGGATATTAAAGAGACAGgtggaaagaaagcaaaaaatataaGATTAATCATGGGTCTCACAGTTTCTGGTGGTGTTTTGATAGCTGGATCGATTATAGCATTTGCAATATTATTCTGCAGGCATAATCAAAAGAGAAGAGGAATAGCAGAGGCAATGAACTTGACATCCATAAACGAAGACCTACAAAGAGGAGCGGGACCAAGAAGGTTCTCTTATAACGAGCTTGCTTCAGCTACTCACAACTTCTCAAATGAGAGGAAGTTGGGTCAAGGAGGGTTTGGCGCGGTTTACAAAGGGTATTTAACTGATTTAGACACGCTAATCGCTGTGAAGAAAATCTCAAGAGGGTCTAAACAGGGGAAGAAAGAATACATCACTGAGGTGAAAATCATTAGCCGGCTGAGGCACCGGAATCTTGTGCAACTCATAGGATGGTGCCATGATAGAGGTGAGTTCATACTTGTTTACGAGTTTATGCCAAATGGTAGCCTTGATGCTCACCTCTTTGGCAAGAGGAGCCCTCTCCCTTGGGCAGTGAGATACAAGATAACCCTTGGGTTGGCTTCTGCATTGCTCTATCTTCATGAAGAGTGGGAGCAATGTGTGGTGCACCGGGATATAAAATCCAGCAATGTCATGCTAGACTCTAGTTTCACTGTAAAGCTTGGTGACTTTGGATTAGCTCGGCTTATGGATCACGAGCTAGGTCCCCAAACAACCGGGTTGGCTGGAACATTAGGATACATGGCTCCAGAATACATAAGCACAGGTAGAGCTAGTAAAGAATCAGACGTGTATAGCTTTGGGGTGGTTGTATTAGAAATTGTTACTGGAAGAAGGTCAGGTCATCCTATTGATGTGGATTCTGATGTAGGGTTGGTCCAATGGGTTTGGAATCTTTATGGGAGAGGAGATCTTCTTTTGGCCATGGATGGGAAGCTGCAAAATAATGTTGATGAAAAACAAGTCGAGTGCTTAATGATTGTTGGACTTTGGTGTGTTCACCCTGATCGAAGTCTCAGGCCCTCCATTAGGCAAGCAATTCATGTTCTTAATTTTGAATCTACAACACCAAATCTTCCAACACAAATGCCTGTTTCCATGTATCCTGTACCTGTAGCATCAGCCAATTCTGAAGCACCTTCGATAACTACAAGCCTTCAAGGGGGTCGTTGA